The Brassica oleracea var. oleracea cultivar TO1000 chromosome C6, BOL, whole genome shotgun sequence genome includes a region encoding these proteins:
- the LOC106298239 gene encoding coatomer subunit beta'-1 isoform X2, giving the protein MPLRLEIKFLQRSERVKSVDLHPTEPWILASLYSGTVSIWNYQTQTMVKSFEVTELPVRSAKFVSRKQWVVAGADDMFIRVYNYNTMDKIKVFEAHADYIRCVAVHPTLPYVLSSSDDMLIKLWDWEKDWVCTQIFEGHSHYVMHVTFNPKDTNTFASASLDRSIKIWNLGSPDPNFTLDAHLKGVNCVDYFTGGDKPYLITGSDDHTAKVWDYQTKTCVQTLDGHTHNVSAVCFHPELPIIITGSEDGTVRIWHATTYRLENTLNYGLERVWAIGHMKGSHRVVIGYDEGSTMVKLGREIPVASMDNSGKIIWAKHNEIHTVNIKSVGTDEVTDGERLPLAVKELGTCDLYPQSLKHNPNGRFVVVCGDGEYIIYTALAWRNRSFGSALEFVWSSEGEHAVRESSSKIKIFSKNFQEKKTVRPTFSAERIFGGTLLAMCSSDFICFYEWAECRLIRRIDVTVKNLYWADSGDLVAIASDSSFYILKLNRDIISSYMDGGKEIDEEGIEDAFELLNETNERVRTGLWVGDCFIYTNSSWRLNYCVGGEVTTMYHLDRPMYLLGYLANQSRVYLIDKEFNIIGYTLLLSLIEYKTLVMRGDLEQANQVLPSIPKEHHNSVAHFLESRGMTEDALEVATDPDYRFELAIQLGRLEVAKDIAVEAQSESKWKQLGELAMSTGKLGMAEECMRHAVDLSGLLLLYSSLGDAEGLTKLAALAKEQGKNNVAFVCLFMLGQVEDCLHLLVESNRIPEAALIARSYLPSRVSEIVALWRKDLTKISPKAAESLADPEEYPNLFEDWQVALSLEERAAETRGVHPPAGDYGSHTHRDYTTLVEAFRIMQIEEEERLEHGDVLDEVGGEGEEENQEAEEESGDGKEENAEEEGVVVDADSTDSAVLVNGNESEEQWVLTPPQE; this is encoded by the exons ATG CCTCTGAGACTCGAAATCAAG TTTCTTCAAAGATCAGAAAGAGTCAAATCTGTAGATCTCCATCCAACCGAACCATG GATCCTGGCAAGTTTGTATTCCGGAACAGTCTCCATCTGGAATTATCAGACACAG ACTATGGTCAAGTCTTTCGAGGTGACTGAATTGCCTG TTCGGTCTGCTAAGTTTGTTTCGCGCAAGCAGTGGGTTGTAGCTGGAGCTGATGACATGTTCATTCGTGTCTACAACTACAACACGATGGACAAGATCAAAGTATTTGAGGCTCATGCTGATTACATTAGGTGTGTTGCTGTTCATCCCACCCTTCCCTATGTCTTATCGTCATCAGATGATATGCTCATCAAGCTCTGGGACTGGGAGAAGGATTGGGTTTGCACTCAGATTTTCGAAGGACATTCCCATTATGTTATGCATGTGACTTTCAATCCCAAAGACACCAATACTTTTGCTAGTGCATCGCTTGACCGTTCCATTAAA ATATGGAATCTTGGTTCTCCGGATCCAAATTTTACTTTGGATGCACATTTGAAAGGGGTCAATTGTGTTGACTACTTTACTGGTGGGGACAAACCATACCTAATCACTGGTTCTGATGACCATACTGCTAAG GTGTGGGACTACCAAACAAAGACTTGCGTTCAAACACTTGACGGTCATACACACAATGTTTCTGCAGTGTGTTTCCATCCAGAGCTCCCAATAATTATCACGGGATCCGAGGATGGAACTGTTCGCATATGGCATGCCACCACTTACAG ACTGGAGAATACATTGAACTATGGCCTTGAGAGGGTTTGGGCTATTGGACACATGAAAGGTTCACACCG GGTTGTAATTGGTTATGACGAAGGGTCCACAATGGTGAAACTTGGCCGTGAAATACCAGTGGCTAGTATGGACAACAGTGGGAAAATTATTTGGGCTAAACACAATGAGATACATACTGTGAACATCAAGAGCGTTGGCACGGATGAG GTCACTGATGGTGAGAGACTACCTTTGGCTGTTAAAGAGCTAGGGACTTGCGATCTTTATCCTCAA AGCCTGAAGCACAACCCTAATGGTAGGTTTGTCGTTGTTTGTGGAGATGGTGAGTACATCATTTACACTGCCTTGGCATGGAGAAATAGGTCGTTTGGCTCGGCCCTGGAATTTGTTTGGTCATCTGAGGGGGAACATGCTGTCAGGGAAAGCTCGTCAAAGATCAAGATCTTCAGCAAGAACTTTCAG GAAAAGAAGACTGTGAGGCCTACGTTCTCAGCAGAGCGCATTTTTGGTGGGACGTTATTGGCTATGTGCTCAAGTGATTTTATCTGCTTCTATGAGTGGGCGGAATGTAGATTGATTAGGCGAATAGATGTTACCGTGAAA AATCTTTATTGGGCTGACAGTGGCGATCTAGTTGCAATTGCCAGTGATTCATCATTCTACATCCTTAAGCTCAAT CGCGACATTATTTCCTCTTATATGGATGGCGGTAAAGAAATTGATGAGGAAGGCATTGAAGATGCATTTGAGCTTCTCAATGAAACCAATGAACGTGTTCGGACTGGCTTATGGGTTGGAGATTGTTTTATCTATACCAACTCTTCTTGGAGGCTTAACTACTGTGTTGGTGGTGAG GTAACGACAATGTATCATCTGGACCGTCCTATGTACTTGTTGGGTTATCTCGCTAATCAAAGTCGAGTTTATCTAATTGACAAAGAGTTCAA TATTATTGGTTACACTTTACTTTTAAGTTTGATTGAGTACAAGACTCTTGTCATGCGTGGAGATTTGGAACAGGCTAATCAAGTCTTACCTTCAATTCCTAAGGAGCATCATAATAG TGTGGCGCACTTTTTGGAATCACGTGGAATGACAGAAGATGCTCTGGAAGTAGCTACTGATCCTGATTACAGATTTGAGTTGGCCATACAGCTCGGTAGATTGGAGGTCGCAAAG GACATCGCCGTAGAAGCACAAAGTGAGTCTAAATGGAAGCAACTTGGAGAATTAGCGATGTCCACTGGGAAG CTGGGTATGGCTGAGGAATGCATGAGGCATGCTGTGGATCTGAGTGGTCTGTTACTGCTTTATTCTTCCTTGGGAGATGCAGAAGGATTGACGAAGCTGGCAGCACTAGCCAAAGAGCAAGGAAAGAATAATGTCGCCTTTGTTTGCTTGTTCATGTTGGGTCAAGTAGAAGACTGCCTGCATCTTTTGGTGGAAAG TAATCGGATACCTGAAGCTGCTCTGATAGCACGATCGTACCTTCCGAGCAGGGTCTCCGAAATAGTGGCATTGTGGAGAAAGGATTTGACCAAG ATAAGCCCAAAGGCTGCTGAATCGCTGGCTGATCCTGAAGAGTATCCCAATCTGTTTGAAGACTGGCAAGTTGCCCTATCCCTTGAAGAAAGGGCTGCAGAGACAAG GGGCGTCCATCCTCCTGCTGGGGATTATGGCAGTCATACACACAGAGACTAC
- the LOC106298239 gene encoding coatomer subunit beta'-1 isoform X1 yields MPLRLEIKRKFLQRSERVKSVDLHPTEPWILASLYSGTVSIWNYQTQTMVKSFEVTELPVRSAKFVSRKQWVVAGADDMFIRVYNYNTMDKIKVFEAHADYIRCVAVHPTLPYVLSSSDDMLIKLWDWEKDWVCTQIFEGHSHYVMHVTFNPKDTNTFASASLDRSIKIWNLGSPDPNFTLDAHLKGVNCVDYFTGGDKPYLITGSDDHTAKVWDYQTKTCVQTLDGHTHNVSAVCFHPELPIIITGSEDGTVRIWHATTYRLENTLNYGLERVWAIGHMKGSHRVVIGYDEGSTMVKLGREIPVASMDNSGKIIWAKHNEIHTVNIKSVGTDEVTDGERLPLAVKELGTCDLYPQSLKHNPNGRFVVVCGDGEYIIYTALAWRNRSFGSALEFVWSSEGEHAVRESSSKIKIFSKNFQEKKTVRPTFSAERIFGGTLLAMCSSDFICFYEWAECRLIRRIDVTVKNLYWADSGDLVAIASDSSFYILKLNRDIISSYMDGGKEIDEEGIEDAFELLNETNERVRTGLWVGDCFIYTNSSWRLNYCVGGEVTTMYHLDRPMYLLGYLANQSRVYLIDKEFNIIGYTLLLSLIEYKTLVMRGDLEQANQVLPSIPKEHHNSVAHFLESRGMTEDALEVATDPDYRFELAIQLGRLEVAKDIAVEAQSESKWKQLGELAMSTGKLGMAEECMRHAVDLSGLLLLYSSLGDAEGLTKLAALAKEQGKNNVAFVCLFMLGQVEDCLHLLVESNRIPEAALIARSYLPSRVSEIVALWRKDLTKISPKAAESLADPEEYPNLFEDWQVALSLEERAAETRGVHPPAGDYGSHTHRDYTTLVEAFRIMQIEEEERLEHGDVLDEVGGEGEEENQEAEEESGDGKEENAEEEGVVVDADSTDSAVLVNGNESEEQWVLTPPQE; encoded by the exons ATG CCTCTGAGACTCGAAATCAAG CGCAAGTTTCTTCAAAGATCAGAAAGAGTCAAATCTGTAGATCTCCATCCAACCGAACCATG GATCCTGGCAAGTTTGTATTCCGGAACAGTCTCCATCTGGAATTATCAGACACAG ACTATGGTCAAGTCTTTCGAGGTGACTGAATTGCCTG TTCGGTCTGCTAAGTTTGTTTCGCGCAAGCAGTGGGTTGTAGCTGGAGCTGATGACATGTTCATTCGTGTCTACAACTACAACACGATGGACAAGATCAAAGTATTTGAGGCTCATGCTGATTACATTAGGTGTGTTGCTGTTCATCCCACCCTTCCCTATGTCTTATCGTCATCAGATGATATGCTCATCAAGCTCTGGGACTGGGAGAAGGATTGGGTTTGCACTCAGATTTTCGAAGGACATTCCCATTATGTTATGCATGTGACTTTCAATCCCAAAGACACCAATACTTTTGCTAGTGCATCGCTTGACCGTTCCATTAAA ATATGGAATCTTGGTTCTCCGGATCCAAATTTTACTTTGGATGCACATTTGAAAGGGGTCAATTGTGTTGACTACTTTACTGGTGGGGACAAACCATACCTAATCACTGGTTCTGATGACCATACTGCTAAG GTGTGGGACTACCAAACAAAGACTTGCGTTCAAACACTTGACGGTCATACACACAATGTTTCTGCAGTGTGTTTCCATCCAGAGCTCCCAATAATTATCACGGGATCCGAGGATGGAACTGTTCGCATATGGCATGCCACCACTTACAG ACTGGAGAATACATTGAACTATGGCCTTGAGAGGGTTTGGGCTATTGGACACATGAAAGGTTCACACCG GGTTGTAATTGGTTATGACGAAGGGTCCACAATGGTGAAACTTGGCCGTGAAATACCAGTGGCTAGTATGGACAACAGTGGGAAAATTATTTGGGCTAAACACAATGAGATACATACTGTGAACATCAAGAGCGTTGGCACGGATGAG GTCACTGATGGTGAGAGACTACCTTTGGCTGTTAAAGAGCTAGGGACTTGCGATCTTTATCCTCAA AGCCTGAAGCACAACCCTAATGGTAGGTTTGTCGTTGTTTGTGGAGATGGTGAGTACATCATTTACACTGCCTTGGCATGGAGAAATAGGTCGTTTGGCTCGGCCCTGGAATTTGTTTGGTCATCTGAGGGGGAACATGCTGTCAGGGAAAGCTCGTCAAAGATCAAGATCTTCAGCAAGAACTTTCAG GAAAAGAAGACTGTGAGGCCTACGTTCTCAGCAGAGCGCATTTTTGGTGGGACGTTATTGGCTATGTGCTCAAGTGATTTTATCTGCTTCTATGAGTGGGCGGAATGTAGATTGATTAGGCGAATAGATGTTACCGTGAAA AATCTTTATTGGGCTGACAGTGGCGATCTAGTTGCAATTGCCAGTGATTCATCATTCTACATCCTTAAGCTCAAT CGCGACATTATTTCCTCTTATATGGATGGCGGTAAAGAAATTGATGAGGAAGGCATTGAAGATGCATTTGAGCTTCTCAATGAAACCAATGAACGTGTTCGGACTGGCTTATGGGTTGGAGATTGTTTTATCTATACCAACTCTTCTTGGAGGCTTAACTACTGTGTTGGTGGTGAG GTAACGACAATGTATCATCTGGACCGTCCTATGTACTTGTTGGGTTATCTCGCTAATCAAAGTCGAGTTTATCTAATTGACAAAGAGTTCAA TATTATTGGTTACACTTTACTTTTAAGTTTGATTGAGTACAAGACTCTTGTCATGCGTGGAGATTTGGAACAGGCTAATCAAGTCTTACCTTCAATTCCTAAGGAGCATCATAATAG TGTGGCGCACTTTTTGGAATCACGTGGAATGACAGAAGATGCTCTGGAAGTAGCTACTGATCCTGATTACAGATTTGAGTTGGCCATACAGCTCGGTAGATTGGAGGTCGCAAAG GACATCGCCGTAGAAGCACAAAGTGAGTCTAAATGGAAGCAACTTGGAGAATTAGCGATGTCCACTGGGAAG CTGGGTATGGCTGAGGAATGCATGAGGCATGCTGTGGATCTGAGTGGTCTGTTACTGCTTTATTCTTCCTTGGGAGATGCAGAAGGATTGACGAAGCTGGCAGCACTAGCCAAAGAGCAAGGAAAGAATAATGTCGCCTTTGTTTGCTTGTTCATGTTGGGTCAAGTAGAAGACTGCCTGCATCTTTTGGTGGAAAG TAATCGGATACCTGAAGCTGCTCTGATAGCACGATCGTACCTTCCGAGCAGGGTCTCCGAAATAGTGGCATTGTGGAGAAAGGATTTGACCAAG ATAAGCCCAAAGGCTGCTGAATCGCTGGCTGATCCTGAAGAGTATCCCAATCTGTTTGAAGACTGGCAAGTTGCCCTATCCCTTGAAGAAAGGGCTGCAGAGACAAG GGGCGTCCATCCTCCTGCTGGGGATTATGGCAGTCATACACACAGAGACTAC